One genomic window of Candidatus Kuenenia stuttgartiensis includes the following:
- a CDS encoding Eco57I restriction-modification methylase domain-containing protein, whose translation MAKDLRQKIKEAIQQFGAGNLSENALNLFQTLGYITERRAPLEKPAYIAFRDSFIDSQSMFNEDKALVKDWKYVDLLFQLSKEEVTRQLSLFDTKQVDRTVIETYLFFAIELAKEHYSRTELSHITREVNRLFPMPVMILFKHGFSLTLSVINRRLHKRDESKDVLQKVTLIKNIRISPAGGGDVEIPLKKGGKGVVLGKEIVSGGDGAVTHRAHIEILFDLSFNELKNKHGFTNFVELHNAWQKALDTSELNKRFFRELANWYFWATQKVVFPDDAGKDKDVRNATSVIRLITRLMFVWFLKEKGLVPDALFDEKQLKKLLKYTDNKKSAYYKAILQNLFFATLNTEMGKRGFRTKNDSGRDGHYFIHNVFRYENEFVKPKETLEQYFSPIPFLNGGLFECLDKELDDDGKRKRIRIDSFSDREDNVLEVPDELFFNEKGVDVDLSRIYSSSKKNKEKVYGIIDILNSYKFTVAENTPIEEEIALDPELLGKVFENLLANYNPETQTTARKQTGSFYTPREIVNYMVDESLLAYLKQSLSSCHDVPSRSSVSAGHSVPFCHSERSEESNNTDKNEERLRDLLSYSENPNPFNTEEAGVLVKAIDTCKILDPACGSGAFPMGILHRMVHILHKLDPNNARWKQRQLDKVDKLIEDAEGISDTRVREKVIEDLHNTRRDIEEAFDNNEFDYGRKLYLIENCIYGIDIQSIAVQIAKLRFFISLIVDQKVNHRRDNLGVRPLPNLETKFVAANTLIGLEKEKAHLFTNPDIEKKKAELKKVRHDYFEARTPRRKETCRIKDKQLRDELAELLIENHDFQPATAKKIAAWDPYDQNNSATFFDTEWMFGIKEGFDVVIGNPPYIRAEDLGDLKTYLKATYTVFAPSGDIFYYFYERSFNILTNQGVFCFINNAFDKTTAGKTLRKYVSDNFSLNKYVDFKSVGVFEGTTTYPIILLAIKSKHQEAFAYLKVTEDLFGNFNSGRAISYTLLPSSALKQFSWSFDHQGQVELSEKISIHKKLKDVFGKCYYGIKTALNEAFITEKDLGNSKHLKPVFEGKDIKKWQTPAIDKKMIVFENKSTRTYFNGQDEAKAFEAMRAAFPSIMNHLKPFAEAARKRYDKGEFWWELRNCAYYDLFAKPKIIFPNLQNSNKFAYDISGTYLNAPAVFLPTDAKWLLGILNSKVVWYFLKTICVVRSGGFIEVKPQYFEQIPIPILKNTDKKQLDSLVDQILTEKQKDPNADTSPLERQIDQLVYKLYGLTGVEITIIEGGK comes from the coding sequence ATGGCGAAAGACCTCAGGCAAAAAATAAAGGAAGCCATCCAGCAATTTGGCGCTGGCAACCTTTCCGAAAATGCATTAAACCTCTTTCAAACCCTTGGCTATATTACCGAACGCCGGGCGCCTTTGGAAAAGCCTGCCTATATTGCATTCAGAGATTCCTTCATAGATAGTCAATCCATGTTTAATGAAGACAAGGCATTGGTAAAAGACTGGAAATATGTTGACCTGCTCTTCCAGCTTTCTAAGGAAGAGGTAACAAGGCAATTGTCACTGTTCGATACCAAACAGGTTGACCGCACTGTCATTGAAACGTATTTGTTCTTTGCCATAGAACTGGCGAAAGAACACTACAGCAGAACCGAACTTTCACACATCACCCGTGAAGTCAATCGCCTGTTTCCCATGCCAGTTATGATTTTGTTCAAACACGGTTTTTCGCTCACACTTTCTGTCATCAACCGCAGGCTGCACAAACGGGACGAAAGCAAGGATGTACTTCAGAAAGTAACCCTCATCAAAAACATCCGCATATCCCCCGCTGGCGGGGGTGATGTAGAAATCCCCCTTAAAAAAGGGGGTAAGGGGGTTGTTTTGGGCAAGGAAATTGTTTCCGGCGGCGATGGCGCAGTCACCCACCGCGCCCACATAGAAATCCTCTTCGACCTCTCATTCAATGAACTAAAAAACAAACACGGCTTTACCAATTTTGTGGAACTGCATAATGCCTGGCAAAAGGCATTAGACACCTCCGAACTCAACAAACGTTTCTTCAGGGAACTTGCCAACTGGTATTTTTGGGCCACACAAAAAGTGGTGTTTCCTGATGATGCAGGAAAGGACAAAGATGTACGCAATGCAACCAGTGTTATCCGTCTCATCACCCGTTTGATGTTTGTTTGGTTCCTGAAAGAAAAAGGACTGGTTCCGGATGCATTATTTGATGAGAAGCAGTTGAAGAAACTGCTCAAATATACTGACAATAAGAAAAGCGCTTACTATAAAGCCATCCTGCAAAACCTGTTCTTTGCTACCCTAAACACCGAAATGGGCAAGCGCGGGTTCAGGACTAAAAATGACAGCGGACGCGATGGACATTATTTCATCCACAACGTATTCCGTTACGAGAATGAATTTGTAAAACCAAAAGAAACACTGGAGCAATACTTTTCTCCGATCCCTTTTCTCAACGGCGGTTTGTTTGAATGCCTGGATAAGGAACTGGACGATGACGGCAAACGAAAGCGCATCCGTATTGACAGCTTCAGCGACCGGGAAGATAATGTGCTGGAAGTGCCGGACGAGCTGTTTTTTAACGAAAAAGGTGTGGACGTCGATTTAAGCAGGATCTACAGTTCATCCAAAAAAAATAAAGAAAAGGTTTACGGGATCATTGACATTCTGAACAGCTATAAATTTACTGTTGCCGAAAATACACCCATAGAAGAAGAAATAGCCCTCGACCCCGAATTGCTTGGTAAGGTATTTGAAAACCTTTTAGCCAACTACAATCCCGAAACCCAAACCACTGCCCGCAAACAGACCGGTTCGTTTTACACTCCGCGCGAGATTGTAAACTACATGGTGGACGAATCATTGCTGGCCTACCTCAAGCAATCTCTCTCATCTTGTCATGATGTCCCATCCCGTAGTTCCGTCTCAGCCGGTCATTCTGTCCCCTTTTGTCATTCTGAGCGGAGCGAAGAATCTAACAACACCGACAAAAACGAAGAAAGATTACGCGACCTGCTCAGTTATTCTGAAAACCCCAATCCCTTCAATACTGAGGAAGCCGGGGTTCTTGTTAAGGCGATTGATACCTGTAAGATTTTAGACCCTGCCTGCGGCTCCGGGGCTTTCCCAATGGGCATACTGCACAGGATGGTTCATATACTGCATAAACTCGATCCCAACAACGCCCGATGGAAACAACGGCAGTTAGATAAGGTAGATAAACTGATTGAAGATGCCGAAGGCATTTCAGACACCCGTGTCAGGGAAAAAGTAATTGAAGACCTGCACAACACGCGCAGAGATATTGAAGAAGCCTTTGATAACAACGAATTTGACTATGGACGCAAGCTCTACCTCATAGAGAACTGCATTTATGGTATAGATATACAGTCCATCGCCGTACAGATAGCCAAGCTGCGGTTCTTTATTTCCCTGATTGTTGATCAAAAGGTAAATCACAGGAGAGACAACTTAGGCGTACGTCCCCTGCCAAACCTGGAAACGAAATTTGTGGCTGCCAATACATTGATAGGGCTGGAAAAAGAAAAGGCGCATTTGTTTACCAACCCTGATATAGAAAAGAAAAAGGCCGAACTGAAAAAGGTGCGGCACGATTACTTTGAAGCCCGGACGCCCAGGCGTAAGGAAACCTGCCGTATAAAAGACAAACAATTGCGTGACGAACTGGCTGAATTGCTAATAGAAAACCATGACTTCCAACCTGCCACTGCCAAAAAAATAGCCGCCTGGGATCCTTACGACCAGAACAACTCGGCTACTTTCTTTGACACAGAGTGGATGTTTGGGATTAAGGAGGGGTTTGATGTGGTGATTGGGAATCCGCCGTATATTCGGGCTGAAGATTTGGGAGATTTGAAAACTTATCTTAAGGCTACCTACACCGTATTTGCCCCAAGCGGAGATATTTTTTATTATTTCTATGAGAGGTCTTTTAATATTCTGACAAATCAGGGAGTTTTTTGTTTTATCAATAATGCGTTTGATAAAACAACTGCCGGAAAAACTCTACGTAAATATGTCTCGGATAATTTTTCATTAAACAAGTATGTTGACTTTAAATCTGTTGGTGTTTTTGAGGGTACCACAACCTACCCAATAATCCTTCTTGCGATAAAATCAAAGCATCAGGAAGCATTTGCATATCTCAAAGTAACCGAAGATCTATTTGGCAATTTTAATTCGGGTAGAGCCATTTCTTATACGCTTCTACCAAGTTCAGCACTGAAGCAGTTTTCCTGGAGTTTTGATCATCAGGGACAAGTGGAGTTATCAGAGAAAATATCCATTCATAAGAAGTTGAAAGACGTATTTGGAAAGTGCTATTATGGTATTAAAACAGCATTAAATGAGGCATTTATAACAGAAAAAGACTTGGGAAACAGCAAGCACCTCAAACCTGTTTTCGAGGGCAAAGATATCAAGAAATGGCAGACCCCAGCGATTGATAAAAAGATGATCGTCTTCGAAAACAAGTCAACACGTACGTATTTTAACGGACAGGACGAAGCAAAGGCATTTGAAGCAATGAGGGCTGCTTTTCCATCAATCATGAACCATCTTAAGCCCTTTGCTGAGGCAGCAAGAAAGCGATATGACAAGGGGGAGTTCTGGTGGGAACTTAGAAACTGTGCTTATTATGACCTGTTTGCAAAACCAAAAATAATATTCCCCAACCTTCAAAACTCCAACAAATTTGCCTATGATATTAGCGGTACATACCTTAATGCGCCGGCAGTTTTCTTGCCAACCGATGCGAAATGGCTATTAGGGATTCTTAACTCAAAAGTTGTTTGGTATTTTTTGAAAACGATATGTGTTGTAAGAAGCGGTGGATTCATCGAAGTCAAGCCTCAATATTTCGAACAAATTCCCATACCAATCCTTAAAAATACAGATAAGAAACAATTAGATTCTCTTGTTGACCAAATCCTCACCGAAAAGCAAAAAGACCCTAATGCCGACACGTCACCGCTGGAAAGGCAGATTGACCAGCTTGTTTATAAACTCTACGGTTTGACCGGGGTAGAAATTACAATAATTGAGGGAGGTAAATAA
- a CDS encoding DUF1016 N-terminal domain-containing protein: MKFEFLVNTIQQTHTALQQSAVTAINRHITIRNWLIGFYIVEYEQKGEDRATYGENLLQNLSERFDNKGLSCRNLKLFRQFYQTYPQIRRSLTAQLMLP; this comes from the coding sequence ATGAAATTTGAATTCTTAGTTAATACCATACAGCAGACCCATACTGCCTTGCAACAATCGGCTGTAACGGCAATTAACCGCCATATTACAATCCGTAACTGGCTAATTGGTTTTTACATTGTTGAGTATGAGCAAAAAGGGGAAGACCGGGCTACCTATGGCGAAAACCTATTGCAAAATCTTTCGGAACGTTTTGATAATAAAGGATTATCTTGCCGTAACTTAAAGCTATTCAGGCAGTTTTACCAAACCTATCCGCAAATCAGGCGGTCACTGACTGCCCAATTGATGCTACCGTAA
- a CDS encoding helicase-related protein, protein MNNTSIRDNHKNGTVGQFLIDNVKQGAGLSIVSAYFTIYAYKQLKNQLDRTDHLRFLFGEPSFIKSLDPAKTNRRDFKIEDDSLVIPIESLLKQKSLSKECSDWIKEKVHVKSMVKPNFLHGKLYLMENPNGVKEAVMGSSNFTVHGLGMGGSPNIELNMVIQDRRDLDDLTNWFNELWNDTTGLVEDVKAEVLKDLEQFYIENEPEFIYFKTLFHLFGNYIDEQKRGGLLNERTGFFESEIWHKLYDFQKDGVKGAINKILKHNGCIIADSVGLGKTFEALAVIRYFELLNYRVLVLCPKKLSANWTIYQASQNNALNPFTKDRFNYTILYHTDLGRITGKSDANGIDLENFNWGAYDLVVIDESHNFRGNPMEKAKDDGAIKMNRAKWLMEKIIKSGLKTKVLMLSATPVNNNLRDLRNQISLITEGENDALFESTQIKDIALTLRNAQTQFTFWADHKKNPDRTVKQLMERLDSSFFKLLDELTIARSRKHIKGFYNIDAIGQFPERLKPHSLYPNIDIKDRFFTYDALNKKILQYKLSVFNPSAYVKDEKKQKYEALAGTEILAFKQSDREHFLIGMMKVNFLKRLESCIESFEISMDRTIQKIEKLESRINEFLKSNAKSQEEVLETLEPDEDELEENTDDLEQWQVGKKLKFDLADLRLEDWLNDLTKDKEALNELYNTAVAVTPERDAKLKDLQKLIEQKINQPLNSNNRKVIVFTAFADTAQYLYNCLKEWVKKDLKLNIALVAGNTNQTTFGKNDFSNILANFSPVSKNRELMKSMPQEVEIDILIATDCISEGQNLQDCDFLVNYDIHWNPVRIIQRFGRIDRLGSRNKKIQLINFWPTKDLDNYINLKERVESRMALVDVTATGEDNILNTEQIEELITDDLKYRNRQLKKLQKEVLDLEEMSESISLTDFTLDDFRIELHTFLENNSKKLEDAPFGLYAVVPSPSGIHAQNTDASRFTPAEKNIIKPGVVYCLKQKGDTGGNEEVNPLQPYFLAYIREDGTVRFNYTNAKQILEIYRLMCQGRKAPYEKLCELFNTETRNGEEMGKYTELLKKAVYEISHVFRKRSNQKLTTDRGALLIPQSKQVHDLDNFELVTWLVIK, encoded by the coding sequence ATGAACAATACTTCAATCCGTGACAATCATAAAAATGGAACAGTCGGCCAATTCCTTATTGATAATGTAAAGCAAGGCGCCGGTTTATCAATAGTCTCGGCATACTTCACCATTTACGCATACAAACAATTAAAAAACCAACTCGACCGAACAGATCACCTAAGGTTCCTCTTTGGTGAGCCATCCTTTATCAAATCACTGGACCCGGCAAAAACCAACAGGCGCGACTTCAAAATCGAGGACGATTCACTGGTAATCCCAATTGAAAGCCTCTTAAAACAAAAATCCCTTTCCAAAGAATGCTCGGATTGGATTAAAGAAAAGGTTCACGTCAAATCCATGGTGAAACCAAACTTCCTGCACGGCAAGCTTTATTTGATGGAAAATCCAAACGGGGTTAAAGAAGCGGTCATGGGGAGTTCCAATTTCACTGTTCATGGACTCGGAATGGGCGGAAGCCCGAACATCGAATTGAATATGGTTATCCAGGACAGAAGGGATTTGGATGACCTGACAAACTGGTTTAATGAGTTGTGGAACGACACAACAGGACTCGTCGAAGATGTTAAAGCCGAAGTGCTTAAAGACCTTGAACAATTTTATATTGAAAATGAACCGGAGTTTATTTACTTCAAAACCCTGTTCCACCTCTTTGGGAACTATATTGACGAACAAAAACGCGGCGGTTTGCTGAATGAACGCACCGGATTTTTTGAAAGCGAAATATGGCATAAGCTGTACGACTTTCAGAAAGACGGCGTAAAAGGGGCCATCAATAAAATCCTGAAACACAACGGCTGCATCATCGCGGATAGCGTCGGTTTGGGCAAGACTTTTGAGGCGTTGGCGGTAATCCGTTATTTCGAATTATTGAATTACCGCGTTCTTGTGCTCTGCCCAAAAAAACTCTCGGCTAACTGGACGATTTACCAGGCGAGCCAAAACAACGCACTTAATCCGTTTACCAAAGACCGGTTTAACTATACCATTCTGTACCATACCGACCTCGGCAGAATAACCGGTAAATCCGATGCAAACGGCATAGACCTTGAAAACTTCAATTGGGGCGCCTATGACCTTGTAGTTATCGATGAGTCACATAATTTTCGGGGCAATCCGATGGAAAAGGCCAAAGATGACGGCGCCATCAAAATGAACCGTGCCAAATGGCTGATGGAAAAAATCATCAAGTCGGGATTGAAAACAAAGGTACTCATGCTTTCTGCTACGCCGGTCAACAATAACCTTCGCGATTTAAGAAATCAAATCTCACTCATTACGGAAGGCGAAAATGATGCCCTCTTTGAGAGTACACAAATCAAGGATATTGCCCTTACACTCAGGAATGCCCAGACACAGTTTACATTTTGGGCTGACCATAAAAAGAATCCCGACAGAACAGTTAAGCAATTAATGGAACGCCTTGATTCATCCTTCTTCAAATTGCTGGACGAACTCACTATTGCCCGGAGCAGAAAGCACATAAAGGGTTTTTACAATATTGACGCCATAGGGCAATTCCCAGAACGGTTAAAGCCTCATTCCCTCTACCCGAATATTGATATAAAAGACCGCTTTTTTACCTACGATGCGCTGAACAAAAAAATCCTGCAATACAAGCTTTCGGTATTTAATCCTTCTGCCTATGTGAAGGATGAAAAGAAGCAGAAATATGAAGCGTTAGCCGGAACGGAAATCCTTGCCTTCAAACAAAGCGACCGTGAGCACTTCCTTATCGGAATGATGAAGGTAAACTTCCTGAAACGCCTGGAAAGCTGTATTGAATCATTTGAGATTTCAATGGACAGAACAATTCAGAAAATCGAAAAACTTGAAAGCAGAATCAATGAATTCCTTAAATCAAACGCTAAATCGCAGGAAGAGGTTTTGGAAACATTGGAACCGGATGAAGACGAATTAGAAGAAAATACCGACGACCTTGAACAATGGCAGGTAGGGAAAAAATTGAAATTTGATTTAGCTGATTTACGTCTGGAAGATTGGTTGAACGATTTAACAAAAGACAAAGAAGCCCTCAATGAGTTGTATAATACGGCAGTTGCGGTGACCCCGGAACGTGACGCAAAACTGAAAGACCTTCAAAAACTAATCGAACAAAAAATTAATCAACCACTGAACAGCAACAACAGGAAGGTAATCGTTTTTACCGCCTTTGCCGATACCGCTCAATACCTATATAATTGTCTGAAAGAATGGGTGAAAAAAGATTTGAAATTGAACATTGCATTGGTAGCGGGGAATACCAACCAAACCACATTCGGCAAAAATGATTTTTCAAACATCCTCGCCAACTTCTCACCCGTTTCTAAAAACAGGGAATTAATGAAATCCATGCCGCAGGAAGTGGAGATAGATATACTGATCGCCACTGACTGCATCAGCGAAGGGCAGAACCTACAGGATTGTGATTTTTTGGTTAACTACGATATTCACTGGAATCCCGTTCGCATCATTCAGCGTTTTGGCCGTATTGACCGGCTGGGAAGCAGGAATAAGAAAATCCAACTGATAAACTTCTGGCCTACCAAAGACCTTGATAATTACATCAACCTGAAAGAACGCGTGGAGTCCCGGATGGCATTGGTTGACGTTACCGCCACCGGCGAAGACAACATACTGAATACCGAACAAATAGAAGAGCTTATCACAGATGATTTGAAGTACCGTAACCGGCAACTGAAAAAACTGCAAAAAGAAGTGCTCGACCTCGAAGAAATGAGCGAAAGCATTTCGTTAACCGATTTTACCCTGGATGATTTCCGCATCGAATTGCACACATTTTTGGAAAATAATAGTAAGAAGCTGGAAGATGCGCCCTTTGGTTTATATGCCGTCGTGCCTTCACCATCTGGCATTCATGCGCAAAATACAGATGCAAGCCGCTTTACTCCAGCCGAAAAGAATATTATCAAACCGGGTGTGGTATATTGCCTGAAGCAAAAAGGCGACACCGGCGGCAACGAAGAAGTAAACCCATTGCAACCTTACTTTCTGGCATACATTCGCGAAGACGGAACGGTTCGTTTCAATTACACCAACGCCAAACAGATACTGGAAATCTACCGCCTGATGTGTCAGGGGCGCAAAGCGCCTTATGAGAAGCTTTGTGAATTATTCAATACAGAAACCAGGAATGGCGAGGAGATGGGTAAGTATACTGAATTGCTAAAAAAAGCCGTATATGAAATAAGTCATGTATTCAGAAAACGCAGCAATCAAAAACTCACCACTGACCGTGGTGCATTATTGATACCACAGTCGAAACAGGTGCATGATTTGGATAATTTTGAGTTAGTAACGTGGTTAGTCATAAAGTAA
- a CDS encoding DUF3782 domain-containing protein — MTTQEMEKSIQEIWKLFKETDGRFKDTDKEIDKLSKSVEETRKTSENTNKAVYALTGKWSRFVEGLIAPATERLFKERGIEVDKVFQRVKTHRNGDEMEVDILAINGEYAVLIEAKSTLKIEDVKEHIERLGKFKTFFPEYIGRKVVGAVGGIVMEEDSDKYAYRNGLFVIGESGEAAVILNDKGFEPKVWYEPIFFSCCQEFPPDSNVRVEIFVTL; from the coding sequence ATGACTACTCAGGAAATGGAAAAAAGTATTCAGGAAATATGGAAGTTGTTTAAAGAGACTGATGGGCGGTTTAAGGATACAGACAAGGAAATTGACAAATTGAGCAAGTCGGTTGAAGAAACCCGCAAAACATCAGAAAATACCAACAAGGCAGTGTATGCACTCACTGGAAAATGGAGCAGGTTTGTAGAGGGACTCATAGCGCCTGCAACCGAAAGGCTGTTTAAAGAACGGGGAATAGAAGTAGACAAGGTATTCCAGAGGGTAAAGACACACAGAAATGGTGACGAAATGGAAGTGGATATCCTTGCGATAAATGGTGAATATGCCGTGTTGATAGAGGCGAAAAGCACGTTAAAGATAGAGGATGTAAAAGAACATATAGAGAGACTCGGGAAATTCAAGACCTTTTTCCCGGAATATATCGGAAGGAAGGTAGTTGGCGCAGTAGGCGGGATAGTAATGGAGGAGGATTCTGATAAATATGCATACAGAAACGGATTGTTCGTTATCGGTGAAAGCGGAGAGGCTGCGGTGATATTAAACGATAAAGGATTTGAGCCAAAAGTGTGGTATGAACCAATATTTTTCTCGTGCTGCCAGGAGTTTCCACCTGACAGCAACGTCAGGGTTGAAATTTTCGTAACACTTTAG
- a CDS encoding methylenetetrahydrofolate reductase C-terminal domain-containing protein codes for MIVADAKPFNEIEQMLSGCKKVYVVGCGSCVTICHTGGEKQVTELAAKIRLASKLKGKPVEVVEGSVLRQCEWEFIEETKNVVEDCDAVLSIACGIGVQYMAERFPNARVFPGLNTTFMGAPTEQGVFWERCAGCGDCIISTTGGLCPVSRCAKSLLNGPCGGSQNGNCEVSEETPCVWNQIYDRLDAQQLLSTMENIVPPKDWRTGAENHPRKMVLEHLVMK; via the coding sequence ATGATTGTCGCTGATGCAAAACCGTTTAACGAAATAGAACAAATGCTTTCGGGATGTAAAAAGGTATACGTTGTCGGATGTGGTTCATGCGTTACCATCTGCCACACCGGCGGCGAAAAACAGGTAACGGAACTTGCCGCAAAGATCCGGCTTGCCTCAAAGTTAAAAGGGAAACCCGTTGAGGTGGTAGAGGGTTCGGTACTTCGGCAGTGTGAATGGGAATTTATAGAAGAAACAAAAAATGTGGTTGAGGATTGCGATGCCGTTTTATCCATTGCATGCGGTATAGGCGTGCAATATATGGCGGAACGGTTTCCAAACGCAAGGGTATTTCCCGGGTTAAATACAACATTCATGGGGGCGCCTACGGAGCAGGGAGTTTTCTGGGAACGCTGCGCCGGCTGTGGTGATTGTATTATTAGTACCACCGGCGGGCTTTGCCCGGTAAGCCGGTGTGCAAAGAGTCTGCTAAACGGGCCGTGCGGCGGCTCACAAAATGGGAATTGCGAGGTTTCGGAAGAAACACCATGCGTTTGGAATCAGATATATGACCGGCTTGATGCACAGCAATTATTGTCAACAATGGAAAACATTGTCCCTCCAAAAGACTGGCGCACCGGCGCAGAAAACCATCCCAGAAAAATGGTGCTGGAACACCTGGTTATGAAATAA
- a CDS encoding FAD-dependent oxidoreductase, which yields MFAMTMNNIQTKQNICTGEEAPCVMACPIRQDARDYVQLIARGLFKEAYRLVRERNTLPASCGRICTHPCETKCRRNSTDKPVAIAWLKRFLSDNYSENIYTRPEQTYPERIAIIGAGPAGLAAANDLALMGYSCTIFESNPHPGGMLRMGVPTYRLPRNAIDQDVEFIRQLGVEIKYNTTLGKDVTFDSLKKEGYAAIFIGVGLFDSRNLPIEGAEYDGVLKGISFLREVNATGTVEIGKNVLVIGGGAVAMDCARTALRLKTEKVSVACLESRNEMPTTDFEIEEAVHEGVILYNSVGPKRILGEHGRATGLETLRVKYVFDEQKRFHPAFYEGSESVIEADTIILAIGQTSNLSFLKNQEEIEVSRGATIVVDPNTFETSMPGIYAGGDIVLGRGTLTEGLAQGKKAAISIHNALRNEKRSDEKWADKPEVPKLADARVPLVKKEQKQDMPMLSLAKRLNSFDEVELGFSPEVAVREAQRCMNCGAGAYVDEHLCVGCITCVRVCPFDVPEFRNGEITAYIGGDCQSCGLCIVECPAKAIRFKTPLEDSGRERLKALFQDVSVQKTRPLIINFYCQYGSPVVGSVEGKSNAVIEKHVKRIGVLGLGKVEPSLYLNALEWGADGVLITACKEDECHFCAEYEWIKKRSEYVSGFLSEIGMDARIFQTHLVSSQTDNAFVDIAVQMVKDVEQINLVKSV from the coding sequence ATGTTTGCAATGACAATGAATAACATACAGACAAAACAGAATATATGCACCGGGGAAGAAGCTCCGTGCGTTATGGCATGCCCTATCCGGCAGGATGCGCGTGATTATGTACAGCTTATCGCCCGGGGCCTTTTTAAGGAAGCGTACCGGCTTGTCAGGGAGAGAAATACGCTTCCCGCATCATGCGGACGCATATGTACCCATCCCTGTGAAACAAAGTGCAGAAGGAACAGCACGGACAAACCGGTAGCAATCGCATGGCTCAAGCGCTTCCTCAGCGATAATTATTCCGAAAATATTTACACCAGGCCGGAGCAAACATATCCCGAAAGGATCGCAATAATTGGAGCGGGACCGGCAGGGCTTGCCGCGGCAAATGACCTGGCGCTTATGGGATACTCCTGCACGATATTTGAATCAAACCCGCATCCGGGAGGCATGCTGCGCATGGGCGTCCCCACATATCGTCTGCCAAGGAATGCCATTGACCAGGATGTTGAATTCATACGGCAACTGGGGGTCGAAATAAAATACAACACCACTTTAGGGAAGGATGTTACCTTTGACAGCCTGAAAAAAGAAGGATATGCCGCTATTTTTATAGGCGTTGGACTATTTGACAGCCGCAATTTACCAATAGAGGGGGCGGAGTATGACGGTGTGTTGAAAGGCATATCTTTCCTGCGCGAGGTCAATGCTACAGGAACCGTTGAAATTGGGAAAAACGTGCTGGTTATCGGCGGCGGAGCCGTTGCGATGGATTGCGCCAGAACCGCCTTGAGGCTTAAAACGGAAAAGGTGTCGGTCGCATGCCTTGAATCACGCAATGAAATGCCTACCACCGATTTTGAGATTGAGGAAGCCGTTCACGAAGGCGTTATATTGTACAATTCCGTGGGGCCAAAACGCATTCTGGGAGAACACGGAAGGGCGACAGGACTTGAAACACTCAGGGTAAAATATGTTTTTGATGAACAAAAACGTTTTCATCCTGCTTTTTACGAGGGTTCGGAATCTGTCATAGAAGCCGATACCATTATCCTGGCAATAGGCCAGACGTCCAACCTCTCTTTCCTGAAAAACCAGGAAGAGATTGAGGTTTCACGAGGGGCGACAATCGTTGTTGACCCAAATACCTTTGAGACTTCGATGCCGGGTATTTATGCCGGAGGAGACATTGTACTCGGAAGAGGCACCCTCACCGAAGGCCTTGCTCAAGGGAAAAAAGCGGCAATCTCCATTCATAATGCGCTGAGAAACGAAAAACGAAGCGATGAAAAATGGGCAGATAAACCGGAGGTGCCCAAACTGGCGGACGCAAGAGTTCCTCTCGTTAAAAAAGAACAGAAGCAGGATATGCCCATGCTGTCGCTCGCAAAGAGATTAAATTCCTTTGATGAGGTGGAATTGGGATTTTCTCCCGAAGTTGCCGTCAGGGAGGCCCAACGGTGTATGAATTGCGGGGCCGGTGCGTATGTGGATGAGCATTTATGTGTTGGCTGCATTACCTGCGTAAGGGTGTGTCCTTTTGATGTGCCGGAATTCAGAAACGGTGAAATAACGGCTTACATCGGCGGAGATTGCCAGTCATGCGGTTTGTGTATTGTGGAGTGTCCCGCAAAGGCCATACGCTTTAAAACGCCGCTGGAAGATAGCGGCAGAGAGAGATTGAAGGCCCTTTTTCAGGACGTCTCGGTTCAAAAGACAAGACCATTAATCATCAATTTCTACTGCCAATACGGTTCGCCAGTCGTCGGCAGTGTTGAGGGCAAGAGCAATGCTGTCATAGAAAAACACGTGAAACGCATTGGCGTATTGGGGCTTGGAAAGGTGGAACCCTCCTTATATCTCAATGCGCTTGAATGGGGCGCCGACGGCGTCTTAATAACGGCATGCAAAGAAGACGAATGCCATTTCTGCGCAGAATACGAATGGATAAAAAAACGCTCGGAATATGTGTCAGGATTTTTAAGCGAAATAGGGATGGACGCAAGGATATTTCAGACACATTTAGTTTCATCGCAGACAGACAATGCGTTTGTGGATATTGCCGTCCAAATGGTAAAAGATGTTGAACAAATCAACTTAGTAAAAAGTGTGTAA